A genome region from Cucurbita pepo subsp. pepo cultivar mu-cu-16 chromosome LG02, ASM280686v2, whole genome shotgun sequence includes the following:
- the LOC111789071 gene encoding eukaryotic translation initiation factor 3 subunit G-like, with the protein MVQPTNPSKLRWGELDDDDGDLDFLLPPKQVIGPDENGLKKTIEYQFNEDGNKVKITTTSRTRKLANARLSKHAIERRSWAKFGDAVHEDVGSRLTMVSTEEILLERPRAPGSKPEEPKVAGDPLAQLGKGGAVLMVCRTCGKKGDHWTSRCPYKDLASQADGLDKTVAPEATTAAPGATKGAYVPPGMRAGAERTGTDMRRRNDENSVRVTNLSEDTREPDLLELFRPFGAVSRVYVAVDQKTGMSRGFGFVNFVNREDAQRAINKLNGYGYDNLILRVEWATPRAT; encoded by the exons ATGGTTCAGCCGACAAATCCATCCAAATTGCGATGGGGGGAGCTAGATGACGATGATGGGGATCtcgattttcttcttcctcccaaGCAAGTTATTGGGCCGGACGAAAATGGGTTGAAGAAAACTATTGAGTATCAGTTTAACGAAGATGGAAACAAGGTCAAAATCACGACGACCTCTCGAACGCGCAAGCTTGCTAATGCTCGTCTGAGTAAACATGCCATAGAGCGCCGATCTTGGGCCAAGTTCGGCGATGCTGTACATGAAGACGTCGGAAGTAGGCTCACTATGGTCTCGACCGAGGAGATTCTTCTCGAGCGTCCTCGTGCTCCTG GTAGCAAACCAGAGGAGCCAAAGGTTGCTGGAGATCCTCTAGCTCAACTTGGAAAAGGTGGAGCTGTTCTTATGGTCTGCCGAACTTGTGGTAAAAAGGGTGACCACTGGACCTCAAGGTGCCCTTACAAAGACCTGGCATCACAAGCTGATGGATTGGATAAGACTGTTGCACCAGAGGCTACAACTGCCGCTCCTGGTGCAACGAAGGGAGCGTATGTACCTCCAGGTATGAGAGCAGGGGCAGAGAGGACTGGAACTGACATGAGACGTAGAAATGATGAAAACTCTGTTCGTGTGACCAACCTGTCGGAGGATACTAGAGAGCCTGACTTACTTGAGCTTTTCCGACCTTTTGGTGCTGTTAGCCGAGTTTATGTCGCTGTTGATCAAAAGACTGGCATGAGCAGAGGATTTGGTTTTGTTAACTTTGTGAACCGTGAGGATGCACAAAGAGCAATTAACAAACTCAATGGATATGGTTATGATAATCTCATCCTTAGAGTTGAGTGGGCTACTCCAAGGGCGACTTAA
- the LOC111789372 gene encoding protein trichome birefringence-like 19, whose protein sequence is MLQVQAPTDLRPGKNGQYRTLMAILGGALALLILITIPLTFPLLNYSLLLLKASLESPTSAASSAFRPQIFASGNLSIFSALPCDLAVGEWIPNSNPNAAPPYTNDTCWAIHEHLNCLKYARPDRGFLQWRWRPDGCELPAFNPAQFLELMRHKAFAFVGDNIARNHVQSLICLLSKVEYPIDVSPSRDEHFKKWKYMSYNFTMAFLWTTHLVKSQESSTKGVFDLYLDEFDEAWTSQIPGFDYVMISSGQWFLHPLYFHENGRVIGCHDCFLDNVTELGIYHGYRKAFRTAFKAILTSESFKGITYLRTFAPAHFENGPWNQGGNCLRTEPFKSKDSALEGMNLELYMTQMEEFRRAEREGRKKGIKFRLLDTTQPMWLRPDGHPSQYGHWPQGNESSLFNDCVHWCLPGPIDIWSDFLLHMVKLEGIRSAQERALLAHQTELNQR, encoded by the exons aTGCTTCAAGTCCAAGCTCCTACCGACCTCCGCCCCGGCAAAAATGGGCAATACAGAACCCTAATGGCGATTTTGGGCGGAGCCCTAGCGCTCTTGATCCTAATCACTATCCCCCTCACTTTCCCTCTCCTCAATTactccctcctcctcctcaagGCCTCTCTCGAATCCCCCACCTCCGCCGCCTCCTCTGCCTTCCGCCCTCAAATCTTCGCCTCCGGCAACCTTTCCATTTTCTCCGCCCTCCCTTGCGATCTCGCCGTCGGCGAATGGATCCCCAATTCCAACCCTAACGCCGCTCCGCCTTACACCAATGATACCTGCTGGGCCATCCACGAGCACCTCAACTGCCTCAAGTACGCCCGCCCCGACCGCGGATTCCTCCAGTGGCGGTGGCGGCCTGACGGGTGCGAGCTTCCTGCGTTTAATCCGGCGCAGTTTCTGGAGCTTATGAGACATAAGGCGTTCGCGTTTGTGGGGGATAATATTGCCAGGAATCACGTTCAATCGCTCATCTGCCTCTTGTCTAAG GTGGAGTATCCAATAGATGTTTCACCTAGCAGAGATGAGCACTTCAAGAAATGGAAATACATGTCCTACAACTTCACTATGGCCTTTTTATGGACAACCCATCTCGTCAAATCACAAGAATCATCGACTAAAGGCGTGTTCGATCTGTATTTGGATGAGTTTGATGAAGCATGGACTTCCCAAATACCTGGCTTTGATTACGTGATGATCTCGTCCGGCCAATGGTTTCTTCACCCGCTGTATTTCCACGAGAACGGCCGAGTCATCGGCTGCCACGACTGCTTCCTCGACAATGTCACCGAGCTGGGAATCTACCATGGCTATAGAAAGGCCTTCAGAACAGCTTTCAAAGCCATTCTCACCTCAGAGAGCTTCAAGGGCATCACTTACTTGAGGACATTTGCTCCAGCACACTTTGAGAATGGGCCGTGGAATCAAGGAGGGAACTGTTTGAGAACAGAGCCATTCAAGAGCAAAGATTCAGCATTGGAAGGTATGAACTTGGAGCTTTACATGACTCAAATGGAGGAGTTTAGGAGAGCTGAGAGAGAAGGGAGAAAGAAAGGGATTAAGTTCAGGTTGCTTGATACAACGCAACCCATGTGGCTTAGACCAGATGGACACCCGAGTCAATATGGGCATTGGCCTCAGGGGAATGAGAGCTCGTTGTTTAATGATTGTGTTCATTGGTGCCTGCCTGGTCCTATTGACATTTGGAGTGATTTCTTGCTTCACATGGTGAAGTTGGAAGGCATCAGATCAGCTCAAGAGAGAGCTCTGTTGGCTCATCAAACAGAATTGAATCAAAGATGA